One Rhizoctonia solani chromosome 2, complete sequence DNA segment encodes these proteins:
- a CDS encoding alpha/beta hydrolase family protein, with the protein MDKSPHLPIHSPAPPSEHSKSRPVWTCAALFSHISIDALLPATNAATGISWWPCPDITTTQCAYLTVPRDYANPQADDTVSIFMRKVPATVARKDYLGSILINPGGPGGSGNAMAATWGPKFSAMLEGRYDIIGFDPRGVNMTTPKLGCYETEAQAVHATYKQTILGIPYDSRGSSALPGGTRARMEHAYLTRLNASFTATSLACLENGNRPMLESVSTAYVVQDMERIVDALGEDGLNFWGFSYGTILGSTFAAMRPHLVKRMVLDGVSNAESYHNDIYQWGVDGLVDNHKTLEGFFDSCAEAGPERCAFAKSPSGKVSTSGADLHSRLEALYSRLRDEPIPVSKSLTGPGILTASDLKQVVFRGLYSPKLWPGLAQAIANAEAGNPQLLYDREYGNYEEVKPGKGNGNVFNRYMEKHGPPVTTAAIMCGDSEPAHKSLDQYAEYIHELGKSAPIGEIWALWTGFCASWKIRPGQKYDGPWSVEDGLRKTRFPILYASLDADPVTPLAAAQKMAKSFGNESAVLLVQEGYGHCTIAHPSLCTAKAIRDYFLKGKVPVPGTHCKPEPGHLFPGNDTKSVSALSFEDQKLWDALRGLEDINTQFRHHL; encoded by the exons ATGGACAAATCGCCCCACTTGCCCATCCACTCCCCCGCTCCCCCGTCTGAGCATTCCAAGTCACGTCCCGTCTGGACATGTGCCGCCCTGTTCTC GCACATTAGTATCGATGCGCTCCTCCCTGCAACTAATGCCGCAACCGGAATCAGCTGGTGGCCATGTCCGGACATTACAACCACCCAATGCGCATATTTGACCGTGCCAAGAGAC TATGCCAACCCGCAAGCCGACGATACAGTCTCGATTTTCATGCGCAAGGTTCCGGCGACGGTTGCGCGCAAAGATTACCTTGGGAGTATTTTGATTAATCCTGGC GGACCAGGTGGCTCGGGGAACGCCATGGCAGCGACATGGGGACCGAAATTCAGTGCCATGCTTGAAGGGCGGTATGACATTATCGGATTCGATCCTCG TGGTGTCAATATGACAACGCCTAAACTCGGATGTTACGAAACCGAAGCCCAGGCCGTTCATGCCACTTATAAACAAACCAT ATTGGGTATACCGTACGATTCGCGCGGATCTTCTGCTCTACCCGGCGGAACCCGTGCACGAATGGAGCATGCCTATCTAACGAGATTAAACGCGTCTTTTACAGCTACTTCGCTCGCATGTCTCGAAAATGGAAACAGGCCGATGTTGGAATCTGTTAGTACTGCGTATGTGGTACAGGATATGGAACGCATCGTGGACGCTCTAGGGGAGGATGGTCTGAACTTTTGGGG GTTCTCGTACGGGACTATTCTGGGATCGACGTTTGCAGCTATGCGCCCGCATCTTGTGAAGCGTATGGTCTTGGACGGAGTATCCAACGCCGAATCGTACCATAATGATATCTATCAATGGGGTGTGGACGGTTTGGTTGATAACCACAAG ACGCTGGAAGGATTCTTTGACTCGTGTGCGGAAGCCGGTCCCGAACGGTGCGCGTTTGCCAAGTCGCCTTCCGGGAAAGTGAGCACCTCGGGCGCGGACTTGCATTCTCGTTTGGAAGCGTTGTATTCGAGGTTGAGGGATGAGCCTATTCCTGTGTCCAA GTCCTTGACTGGTCCGGGGATCCTGACCGCTTCAGATCTCAAGCAGGTTGTTTTCCGTGGATTGTATAGTCCCAAGTTGTGGCCCGGGCTGGCTCAAG CTATTGCGAACGCTGAAGCTGGAAATCCTCAACTCTTGTATGACCGTGAGTATGGCAATTACGAAGAAGTGAAGCCTGGTAAAGGAAACGGG AATGTCTTCAACCGGTACATGGAGAAACATGGCCCGCCGGTAACTACAGCTGCTATTATGTGCGGCGACTCTGAACCAGCCCACAAATCTTTGGACCAATATGCGGAATA TATTCATGAACTAGGCAAGTCGGCTCCGATTGGTGAGATCTGGGCCCTGTGGACTGGGTTCTGCGCGAGCTGGAAGATCCGGCCTGGGCAAAAGTACGATGGTCCATGGTCCGTAGAGGACGGGCTGCGAAAAACGAG GTTCCCCATCTTGTATGCGAGCTTGGACGCAGACCCCGTCACGCCTCTTGCGGCTGCGCAAAAGATGGCCAAGTCGTTTGGGAACGAAAGTGCGGTACTGTTGGTTCAAGAGGGATACGGACATTGCAC GATTGCTCATCCCTCGCTTTGCACCGCGAAAGCTATTCGTGATTATTTCTTAAAGGGCAAGGTTCCTGTACCCGGAACACACTGTAAACCCGA ACCTGGTCATCTCTTCCCTGGGAACGACACCAAGTCGGTCTCGGCCCTCTCCTTCGAGGACCAGAAGCTGTGGGACGCACTCAGGGGATTGGAAGACATAAACACCCAGTTCCGTCATCACCTTTGA